In the Limanda limanda chromosome 10, fLimLim1.1, whole genome shotgun sequence genome, one interval contains:
- the tmem144b gene encoding transmembrane protein 144b yields MFQVKCPSWLLLVASLLMLSCHSAEQGTTCATKRNGGSAVFRKLDRFDYTLNSTDTTHFVYGITANVVAVLLYGSNFVPIKKTETGDGMFFQWVNCAAIWIVSMVGDLILNSPKFHPLAMLGGAIWATGTIAIVPIVKAIGLGLGSLIWGSSSLLMGWASARFGWFGIAPQEVSRPILNYCGAGLCLLSGLIFFFVKADVDLHPNSESIPLLIDRRTYSGSYGPTASEFWIDQIGQKTRRVIGCLLAVVSGLLYGSSFAPILYIKSHSSCQECMFRGASEYDLDYVYAQCSGIFVASTVYFTVYCVGMRNKPRVYSRLILPGLLSGLMWALATYCWFLANNYLSAVVTFPIITAGYGLVAGLWGSLVFKEIKGMTNCLIFFFASCVVLTGSVLTAISKL; encoded by the exons ATGTTCCAAGTGAAATGTCCCTCTTGGCTTTTATTAGTTGCCTCTTTGTTGATGTTGAGCTGTCACAGCGCTGAACAAGGTACGACATGTGCAACTAAACGA AATGGTGGAAGTGCAGTGTTTAGGAAACTGGACAGATTTGATTACACATTGAACTCAACCGACACGACTCACTTTGTCTACGGAATCACTGCAAACGtggttgctgtgttgttgtatGGAAGCAACTTTGTTCCTATCAAAAAGACAGAGACCGGAGATG GGATGTTCTTTCAGTGGGTGAACTGTGCAGCAATATGGATTGTATCTATGGTTGGAGACTTAATTCTAAATTCGCCCAAATTCCACCCTCTTGCAATGCTTGGAGGAGCAATCTGGGCCACAG GAACTATAGCTATTGTTCCAATCGTTAAAGCCATCGGCCTCGGCCTTGGGAGTTTAATATGGGGATCCTCTAGTTTGTTGATGGGCTGGGCCAGTGCAAG ATTCGGCTGGTTTGGGATTGCTCCTCAGGAAGTTTCCAGGCCGATATTAAATTACTGCGGAGCCGGGTTGTGTCTgctgag cGGGCTGATCTTTTTCTTTGTGAAAGCAGACGTGGACCTGCATCCTAATTCAGAATCAATTCCATTGCTTATCGACAGG AGAACTTATTCAGGCAGTTACGGACCGACTGCCTCTGAGTTCTGGATAGACCAGATCGGACAGAAGACCAGGCGGGTCAT cggCTGCCTGCTGGCCGTGGTGTCAGGGCTGCTGTACGGATCCTCCTTTGCACCGATCCTCTACATTAAAAGTCATTCATCGTGCCAGGAATGCATGTTCAGGGGAGCCAGTGAATACG ACCTCGACTATGTGTATGCTCAGTGCTCCGGCATCTTTGTAGCCAGCACGGTGTACTTCACCGTCTACTGTGTTGGTATGCGCAACAAACCCAGGGTTTACTCCAGGCTCATCCTCCCAG GTCTGTTGTCTGGACTGATGTGGGCTCTGGCTACGTACTGCTGGTTCCTGGCTAATAACTACCTGAGTGCAGTCGTCACCTTCCCCATCATCACTGCA GGATACGGTCTGGTTGCAGGTCTGTGGGGATCCCTGGTTTTCAAGGAGATTAAG GGGATGACAAACTGCCTTATCTTCTTCTTCGCCTCCTGCGTCGTCCTGACTGGCTCCGTGCTGACCGCCATCTCCAAGCTTTGA